One Sanguibacter keddieii DSM 10542 genomic window carries:
- a CDS encoding HPr family phosphocarrier protein, with protein sequence MPSRTVAVASRSGLHARPASLFTQAAADSGLEVTIAHAGGEPVDAASILFVMSLGVPHGDEVTLAAEGDDADRVLDELVTLLATDLDEEH encoded by the coding sequence ATGCCCTCACGCACCGTCGCCGTCGCCTCCCGCTCCGGCCTGCACGCCCGTCCCGCGTCCCTGTTCACGCAGGCGGCGGCCGACAGCGGCCTCGAGGTGACGATCGCGCACGCCGGCGGCGAGCCCGTCGACGCGGCGAGCATCCTGTTCGTCATGTCCCTCGGCGTCCCGCACGGCGACGAGGTCACCCTCGCCGCCGAGGGTGACGACGCGGACCGCGTCCTCGACGAGCTCGTCACGCTGCTCGCGACGGACCTCGACGAGGAGCACTGA
- a CDS encoding PTS fructose transporter subunit IIC: MKFVAVTSCPTGIAHTYMAAEALEQAGKAAGHQVQVETQGSAGSTPLDPAIIEAADGVIFAADLEVRDKERFAGKPTIDVGVKKAVHDAPGVIGQAVSAVEAGVVTPAAAAGGGSTDPATKIDRNSSVGTRIRQYLMTGVSYMIPFVAAGGILIALSFMIGGYQIVDVPADDVINNFDVLSATSWAALMNLTGGVAFGFLVAVLSGFIAFAIADRPGLVPGFVGGSISVAVGAGFLGGLVSGFVAGFLALWISRWKVPKGVRGIMPVVVIPLLSTFVTGLLMFVVLGRPLAALMDGLSDWLSGLSGSNLILLGLILGAMMGIDLGGPINKVAYTFAVTGLSTAGLTDGATQFRVMATVMGAGMVAPLAMALATTVRKRLFTRQERENGKAAWLLGLSFISEGAIPFAAADPLRVLGASVVGSSVTGGLIMAFDASQRAPHGGVWVLPLVDNWAFFLLAVAIGTVVSAALVILFKGIGSNPALEAEQAAEAAAQPATTTV; this comes from the coding sequence ATGAAGTTCGTCGCAGTGACGTCGTGCCCCACGGGCATCGCGCACACCTACATGGCAGCAGAGGCGCTCGAGCAGGCCGGCAAGGCCGCCGGGCACCAGGTGCAGGTCGAGACCCAGGGCTCGGCCGGCTCGACCCCGCTCGACCCCGCGATCATCGAGGCAGCTGACGGCGTGATCTTCGCCGCCGACCTCGAGGTCCGCGACAAGGAGCGCTTCGCCGGGAAGCCGACCATCGACGTCGGCGTGAAGAAGGCCGTCCACGACGCCCCCGGTGTCATCGGCCAGGCCGTCAGCGCCGTCGAGGCGGGCGTCGTGACGCCCGCTGCGGCAGCCGGTGGCGGGTCCACGGACCCGGCGACGAAGATCGACCGGAACTCGAGCGTCGGCACGCGCATCCGTCAGTACCTCATGACCGGCGTGTCGTACATGATTCCGTTCGTCGCCGCGGGCGGCATCCTCATCGCCCTGAGCTTCATGATCGGCGGCTACCAGATCGTCGACGTGCCGGCCGACGACGTCATCAACAACTTCGACGTGCTCTCGGCGACCAGCTGGGCGGCTCTCATGAACCTCACCGGTGGTGTGGCCTTCGGGTTCCTCGTCGCCGTGCTCTCCGGGTTCATCGCCTTCGCGATCGCCGACCGGCCCGGTCTGGTCCCCGGCTTCGTGGGCGGGTCGATCTCGGTCGCTGTCGGCGCCGGGTTCCTCGGTGGTCTGGTCTCCGGTTTCGTCGCCGGGTTCCTCGCCCTGTGGATCAGCCGCTGGAAGGTCCCGAAGGGCGTCCGCGGCATCATGCCGGTCGTGGTCATCCCGCTGCTGTCGACCTTCGTCACCGGTCTGCTCATGTTCGTGGTGCTCGGGCGTCCGCTCGCCGCGCTCATGGACGGGCTGTCCGACTGGCTCAGCGGCCTGAGCGGCTCGAACCTCATCCTCCTCGGCCTCATCCTCGGAGCCATGATGGGGATCGACCTCGGTGGCCCGATCAACAAGGTGGCCTACACCTTCGCGGTCACCGGTCTCTCGACGGCCGGCCTGACCGACGGTGCCACGCAGTTCCGCGTCATGGCCACGGTCATGGGCGCCGGCATGGTGGCACCGCTCGCCATGGCGCTCGCCACGACGGTCCGCAAGCGCCTCTTCACCCGTCAGGAGCGCGAGAACGGCAAGGCCGCCTGGCTGCTCGGTCTCTCGTTCATCTCCGAGGGTGCCATCCCGTTCGCGGCCGCCGACCCGCTCCGTGTGCTCGGTGCCTCGGTCGTCGGGTCGAGCGTCACCGGTGGCCTCATCATGGCCTTCGACGCGTCGCAGCGCGCCCCGCACGGTGGCGTCTGGGTCCTGCCGCTCGTCGACAACTGGGCGTTCTTCCTGCTCGCCGTCGCGATCGGCACCGTGGTCTCCGCGGCGCTCGTCATCCTCTTCAAGGGCATCGGGTCCAACCCGGCGCTCGAGGCTGAGCAGGCCGCCGAGGCCGCTGCTCAGCCCGCCACCACCACGGTCTGA
- a CDS encoding PTS sugar transporter subunit IIA, with the protein MSTSTPAPLITADLVALDVVAADRDEATRVLIDLLAASGRVTDADGFHADVRAREAQMATGMPGGVGLPHARSEHVTVPSLALARVPAGVDFGAPDGPATLIFLIAAPASGDSDHLKILASLARRLVHESFRTSLREAPDAATVAEIVTREVNPS; encoded by the coding sequence GTGAGCACTTCTACGCCTGCCCCCCTCATCACCGCCGACCTCGTCGCCCTCGACGTCGTCGCAGCCGACCGCGACGAGGCCACCCGTGTCCTCATCGACCTGCTCGCCGCCTCGGGCCGCGTGACCGACGCCGACGGCTTCCACGCCGACGTCCGCGCCCGCGAGGCCCAGATGGCGACGGGCATGCCGGGCGGCGTGGGCCTGCCGCACGCACGCTCCGAGCACGTCACCGTCCCGTCGCTCGCCCTCGCGCGGGTCCCGGCCGGTGTCGACTTCGGTGCGCCGGACGGCCCCGCCACCCTGATCTTCCTCATCGCGGCGCCCGCCAGCGGCGACAGCGACCACCTCAAGATCCTCGCGTCGCTCGCCCGCCGCCTGGTCCACGAGTCCTTCCGTACCTCCCTGCGCGAGGCGCCCGACGCCGCGACCGTGGCAGAGATCGTCACCCGAGAGGTCAACCCCTCATGA
- a CDS encoding 1-phosphofructokinase family hexose kinase, producing MIITITPNPSLDRTLEVQALEPGEVNRAHATHVDAGGKGINVTRALTANGLASVAVFPSGGSDGARLVADLRDGGVVARPVETGTDTRSNITVVDGRGATTKINAPGSPLTEEAAVLLLTTLAEEIRLATEAGETALVVGAGSLPAGAGDDFYVRVTEVAAAHGARTVLDTSGAPLRAAVAVGGLTLVKPNEEELAELVGRPLTTVGAVVDAARQVMDSGVTAVLVSLGAHGALLVTEGTVLWAGGPALVPASTVGAGDVTLAGFLAALVSAGPTPTVTLDADTAALALRQAVAWGRAAVLLPGSAVPHPHDIHLDDVEIITDPSRHIALKEL from the coding sequence ATGATCATCACGATCACCCCCAACCCCAGCCTCGACCGGACCCTCGAGGTCCAGGCGCTCGAGCCGGGCGAGGTGAACCGGGCGCACGCCACCCACGTCGACGCCGGCGGCAAGGGCATCAACGTCACCCGGGCGCTCACGGCCAACGGCCTCGCCTCCGTCGCGGTGTTCCCGTCGGGAGGCTCCGACGGCGCGCGGCTGGTCGCCGACCTCCGCGACGGCGGGGTCGTCGCGCGGCCCGTCGAGACCGGGACGGACACCCGCAGCAACATCACGGTGGTCGACGGGCGCGGAGCCACGACCAAGATCAACGCACCCGGCTCGCCTCTCACCGAAGAGGCCGCGGTGCTGCTGCTCACCACGCTCGCCGAGGAGATCCGGCTCGCGACCGAGGCCGGCGAGACCGCCCTCGTCGTCGGCGCCGGCAGCCTGCCGGCCGGTGCTGGGGACGACTTCTACGTCCGGGTCACGGAGGTCGCAGCCGCGCACGGCGCGCGCACCGTCCTCGACACGTCGGGCGCGCCGCTGCGTGCGGCCGTCGCGGTCGGTGGCCTCACCCTGGTGAAGCCGAACGAGGAGGAGCTCGCCGAGCTCGTCGGTCGCCCCCTCACGACGGTCGGCGCAGTCGTCGACGCCGCCCGCCAGGTCATGGATTCCGGCGTCACCGCGGTGCTCGTCTCGCTCGGCGCGCACGGTGCGCTCCTGGTCACCGAGGGCACCGTCCTGTGGGCCGGTGGTCCGGCCCTCGTGCCGGCCTCGACCGTCGGCGCCGGCGACGTGACCCTCGCCGGGTTCCTCGCTGCGCTGGTCTCCGCCGGCCCCACCCCCACCGTGACCCTCGACGCCGACACCGCGGCCCTCGCCCTGCGCCAGGCCGTCGCCTGGGGCCGCGCTGCCGTCCTGCTGCCCGGCTCAGCCGTCCCGCACCCTCACGACATCCACCTCGACGACGTCGAGATCATCACCGACCCATCCCGCCACATCGCACTGAAGGAGCTGTGA
- a CDS encoding DeoR/GlpR family DNA-binding transcription regulator, with the protein MYAPERHQAILATARAEGRVEVAGLARTFDVTPETVRRDLSVLERHGLVRRVHGGAIPVERLRTEPAVSVREGMLSDEKRRIAQAALREIPDAGTIVLDSGTTTLRLAEVLPTDRELQVVTNSLPIAALLAERPTVTLHFVGGAVRGRTLASVGPWAERALADIHADIVFLGANGITPDHGATTPDLGEAAVKRALARAARRVVLLADHTKVGRSDFARIVGLDDVDLLITDSGIDADLAAELESVDLTVVQA; encoded by the coding sequence GTGTACGCACCCGAGAGACACCAGGCGATCCTGGCGACAGCACGCGCCGAGGGGCGCGTCGAGGTCGCGGGCCTGGCCCGCACCTTCGACGTGACGCCCGAGACGGTCCGCCGAGACCTCTCGGTCCTCGAGCGCCACGGGCTCGTCCGCCGGGTGCACGGGGGAGCGATCCCCGTCGAGCGTCTGCGCACCGAGCCCGCCGTCTCCGTCCGCGAGGGCATGCTCTCCGACGAGAAGCGGCGCATCGCGCAGGCCGCCCTCCGTGAGATCCCCGACGCCGGCACCATCGTGCTGGACTCCGGCACCACCACGCTCCGCCTCGCGGAGGTGCTGCCGACCGACCGCGAGCTCCAGGTCGTGACGAACTCGCTCCCGATCGCCGCGCTGCTCGCGGAGCGCCCGACGGTGACCCTCCACTTCGTGGGCGGCGCCGTCCGCGGCCGCACCCTCGCCTCGGTCGGCCCCTGGGCCGAGCGGGCCCTCGCCGACATCCACGCCGACATCGTGTTCCTCGGCGCCAACGGCATCACGCCCGACCACGGCGCCACCACCCCTGACCTGGGCGAGGCCGCGGTCAAGCGGGCTCTCGCCCGGGCCGCGCGCCGCGTCGTGCTCCTCGCCGACCACACCAAGGTCGGCCGCTCGGACTTCGCCCGCATCGTCGGGCTCGACGACGTAGACCTGCTCATCACCGACTCCGGGATCGACGCGGACCTCGCGGCCGAGCTCGAGTCGGTCGACCTCACGGTGGTGCAAGCATGA
- a CDS encoding GNAT family acetyltransferase, translating to MTAATPDGTPLAPSAPETTISAVTGDDERAVVALWEAAGLTRPWNDPSADLRAALSTPTSTVLGARTPEGGLVGTVMVGYDGHRGWVYYLAVDESSRGAGLGRALMVAAEAWLVAEGAPKVQLMVRETNTAVLGFYAALGYSDQACVVLGRRTD from the coding sequence GTGACAGCAGCGACCCCCGACGGCACGCCCCTCGCGCCCTCCGCGCCAGAGACCACGATCTCTGCCGTGACGGGTGACGACGAGCGTGCCGTCGTCGCGCTGTGGGAGGCGGCGGGACTCACGCGCCCCTGGAACGACCCCTCGGCCGACCTCCGGGCAGCGCTCAGCACGCCGACCTCGACCGTGCTCGGGGCGAGGACACCCGAGGGCGGTCTCGTCGGGACGGTCATGGTCGGCTACGACGGCCACCGCGGCTGGGTCTACTACCTCGCCGTCGACGAGAGCAGCCGCGGTGCCGGTCTCGGCCGAGCACTCATGGTCGCGGCCGAGGCCTGGCTCGTGGCCGAGGGTGCCCCGAAGGTCCAGCTCATGGTGCGGGAGACCAACACCGCGGTCCTCGGCTTCTACGCCGCCCTCGGGTACAGCGACCAGGCCTGCGTCGTCCTGGGTCGTCGCACCGACTGA
- a CDS encoding GuaB3 family IMP dehydrogenase-related protein, translating to MSNEIEIGRGKRGRRAFSFDDIAVVPSRRTRDPEDVSVGWQIDAYHFDLPIVAAPMDSVMSPATAVALGQHGGLGVLDLEGLWTRYEDPTALLAEIAQLEPEQATRRMQEIYAAPIQPELITQRLKEIRAAGVTVAGALSPQRTQEFYQTVIDAGVDLFVIRGTTVSAEHVSGNAEPLNLKRFIYELDVPVIVGGASTYTAALHLMRTGAAGVLVGFGGGAAHTTRVSLGIHAPMATAVADVAAARRDYLDESGGRYVHVIADGGVGRAGDLVKAVACGADAVMVGAALARAEEAPGQGWHWGSEAHHPQLPRGERVSVGTAGSLAEILFGPGRQADGTLNLVGALKRAMATTGYSDLKEFQRVEVVVSPYQPR from the coding sequence GTGAGCAACGAGATCGAGATCGGCCGAGGCAAGCGCGGACGGCGCGCCTTCTCCTTCGACGACATCGCGGTGGTGCCGTCACGCCGTACGCGTGACCCGGAGGACGTGTCTGTCGGCTGGCAGATCGACGCCTACCACTTCGACCTGCCGATCGTGGCAGCGCCGATGGACTCGGTGATGAGCCCCGCCACCGCGGTCGCGCTCGGCCAGCACGGCGGGCTCGGGGTCCTCGACCTCGAGGGACTGTGGACGCGCTACGAGGACCCGACGGCGCTGCTCGCGGAGATCGCGCAGCTCGAGCCGGAGCAGGCGACCCGTCGCATGCAGGAGATCTACGCCGCGCCCATCCAGCCCGAGCTCATCACCCAGCGCCTCAAGGAGATCCGCGCGGCGGGCGTCACCGTCGCCGGTGCCCTGTCGCCGCAGCGGACGCAGGAGTTCTACCAGACCGTCATCGACGCCGGGGTGGACCTCTTCGTCATCCGCGGCACCACGGTGTCCGCCGAGCACGTCTCCGGCAACGCCGAGCCCCTCAACCTCAAGCGCTTCATCTACGAGCTCGACGTGCCCGTCATCGTCGGCGGCGCCTCGACCTACACCGCGGCGCTGCACCTCATGCGCACCGGTGCGGCCGGCGTGCTCGTCGGCTTCGGTGGCGGCGCGGCCCACACCACGCGGGTCTCGCTCGGCATCCACGCACCGATGGCCACCGCCGTCGCGGACGTCGCGGCGGCGCGCCGTGACTACCTCGACGAGTCGGGCGGCCGCTACGTCCACGTCATCGCCGACGGCGGTGTCGGGCGCGCGGGCGACCTGGTCAAGGCCGTCGCGTGCGGCGCCGACGCCGTCATGGTCGGCGCGGCGCTGGCCCGTGCCGAGGAGGCACCGGGCCAGGGCTGGCACTGGGGCTCCGAGGCCCACCACCCGCAGCTGCCGCGCGGCGAGCGCGTGAGCGTCGGGACCGCGGGCTCGCTCGCGGAGATCCTCTTCGGGCCGGGTCGCCAGGCCGATGGCACGCTCAACCTCGTCGGCGCGCTCAAGCGTGCCATGGCCACGACCGGGTACTCCGACCTCAAGGAGTTCCAGCGCGTCGAGGTCGTCGTCTCCCCGTACCAGCCGCGCTGA
- a CDS encoding exonuclease domain-containing protein: MTWTTGPMLGFDTETTGVDVSEDRIVSAALVRRHVGTTEVRTWLLDPGVPIPPEASSIHGITTEVARAEGQDPAGALDEIAKEIAAALSEGIPVVAFNATFDLCILQAELRRYGLQTLEERTGAEVAPVIDPLVLDRAVDRYRRGKRKLVDLCGVYGIEGDGELHTADVDVLATLDVLGAMVTQYPEIGARTLQDLHGYQATEHRRWAEDFNAWRDSKGLTGPGAELTWLSDHRQTGPRVL, translated from the coding sequence ATGACCTGGACGACCGGCCCGATGCTCGGCTTCGACACGGAGACGACCGGGGTGGACGTGTCCGAGGACAGGATCGTCTCCGCTGCCCTCGTCCGTCGCCACGTCGGCACCACCGAGGTCCGGACCTGGCTCCTCGACCCCGGCGTCCCCATCCCGCCCGAGGCCTCGTCGATCCACGGCATCACGACCGAGGTCGCCCGGGCCGAGGGGCAGGACCCCGCCGGCGCGCTCGACGAGATCGCGAAAGAGATCGCCGCCGCGCTCTCGGAGGGGATCCCTGTCGTGGCCTTCAACGCGACCTTCGACCTGTGCATCCTCCAGGCCGAGCTGCGTCGCTACGGCCTGCAGACGCTCGAGGAGCGCACCGGCGCAGAGGTCGCGCCCGTGATCGACCCGCTCGTGCTGGACCGCGCCGTCGACCGCTACCGACGCGGCAAGCGCAAGCTCGTGGACCTCTGCGGCGTCTACGGCATCGAGGGCGACGGGGAGCTGCACACGGCCGACGTCGACGTCCTCGCCACGCTCGACGTCCTCGGCGCCATGGTCACCCAGTACCCCGAGATCGGTGCCCGGACGCTCCAGGACCTCCACGGCTACCAGGCCACCGAGCACCGCCGCTGGGCGGAGGACTTCAACGCGTGGCGGGACAGCAAGGGGCTCACCGGCCCCGGCGCCGAGCTCACCTGGCTGAGCGACCACCGGCAGACCGGGCCGCGCGTGCTCTGA
- a CDS encoding pseudouridine synthase has protein sequence MRDGLNPVRLQLPHGAEAATVLAYLVARFPTDAERMREKVAAGEVVDEIGRSLGPDAPYVGGTLVYLYRDAAPEPRVPFEIDVLHHDDDLLVIDKPHFLASTPRGAYVVESAVVRLRRDLGLPEISPAHRLDRITAGVLVLTTRREVRGAYQQLFASRTIHKTYEAVARVDPRLDLPRTVRSRIVKEHGTLVAQEVPGEPNAESRVSLAEVAPGAGDGGEALGRYVLEPHTGKTHQLRLHMASLGLPILNDNFYPRFYDVAPDDYSAPLQLLARSISFTDPLSGEPRTFTSRRALGRWPGTAA, from the coding sequence GTGCGGGACGGCCTCAACCCTGTCCGGCTCCAGCTGCCGCACGGCGCCGAGGCCGCGACGGTGCTCGCGTACCTGGTCGCCCGCTTCCCCACCGACGCGGAGCGGATGCGCGAGAAGGTCGCTGCCGGCGAGGTGGTCGACGAGATCGGCCGGTCGCTCGGTCCCGACGCCCCGTACGTCGGCGGGACTCTCGTCTACCTGTACCGCGACGCGGCACCGGAGCCACGGGTGCCCTTCGAGATCGACGTGCTGCACCACGATGACGACCTGCTCGTCATCGACAAGCCGCACTTCCTCGCCAGCACGCCCCGAGGGGCCTACGTGGTCGAGTCTGCGGTCGTGCGGCTGCGGCGCGACCTGGGGCTGCCCGAGATCAGCCCGGCGCACCGGCTGGACCGCATCACCGCCGGGGTGCTGGTCCTGACGACCCGACGCGAGGTCCGGGGTGCCTACCAGCAGCTCTTCGCGAGCCGCACGATCCACAAGACCTACGAGGCCGTGGCGCGTGTGGACCCGCGGCTCGACCTCCCGCGGACCGTCCGCAGCCGCATCGTCAAGGAGCACGGGACGCTGGTGGCCCAGGAGGTGCCGGGGGAGCCCAACGCGGAGAGCCGCGTCAGCCTCGCCGAGGTGGCCCCGGGTGCGGGGGACGGTGGCGAGGCCCTCGGTCGCTACGTGCTCGAGCCGCACACCGGCAAGACGCACCAGCTGCGGCTGCACATGGCCTCGCTCGGCCTGCCGATCCTCAACGACAACTTCTACCCGCGGTTCTACGACGTGGCGCCCGACGACTACTCGGCGCCGCTGCAGCTGCTCGCGCGGTCCATCAGCTTCACCGACCCGCTGAGCGGCGAGCCCCGGACCTTCACCAGCCGACGCGCCCTGGGACGCTGGCCCGGCACGGCTGCGTGA
- the guaB gene encoding IMP dehydrogenase produces MNSSSSAQPHDPFGFIGLTYDDVLLLPGETDVIPSQVDTTARLTREISVSVPLLSAAMDTVTESRMAIAMARQGGIGIIHRNLSIEAQAQNVDLVKRSESGMITDPVTITPDATLAELDALCGQYRVSGLPVVDADGLLLGIITNRDLRFVPPGDFAQRRVHEVMTKMPLITGPVGISREDAAALLGTHRIEKLPLVDDAGRLQGLITVKDFVKSEQYPDATKDGEGRLVVGAAIGFFGDAWDRATTLAEAGADVLVVDTANGHARLMLDMIRRLKADPAFAGVQIIGGNVATRAGAQALVDAGVDAVKVGVGPGSICTTRVVAGVGVPQVTAIYEASLACKPAGVPVIGDGGLQYSGDIAKALVAGADTVMLGSLLAGCDESPGDLVFVNGKQFKLYRGMGSIGAMASRGKKASYSKDRYFQADVASDDKIVPEGIEGQVPYRGPLGAVAHQLIGGLHQSMFYVGAHTIPQLQERGKFVRITPAGLKESHPHDIQMTVEAPNYTGR; encoded by the coding sequence ATGAACTCGTCGAGCAGCGCGCAGCCCCACGACCCCTTCGGATTCATCGGACTCACCTACGACGACGTCCTCCTGCTCCCCGGAGAGACCGACGTCATCCCCAGCCAGGTCGACACCACCGCGCGGCTGACCCGCGAGATCTCGGTCTCCGTCCCGCTGCTGTCCGCGGCCATGGACACCGTGACCGAGTCGCGCATGGCCATCGCGATGGCTCGCCAGGGCGGCATCGGCATCATCCACCGCAACCTGTCGATCGAGGCCCAGGCCCAGAACGTCGACCTGGTCAAGCGCTCCGAGTCGGGCATGATCACCGACCCCGTGACGATCACCCCCGACGCGACGCTCGCCGAGCTCGACGCGCTCTGCGGCCAGTACCGTGTGTCCGGCCTGCCGGTCGTCGACGCCGACGGGCTGCTGCTCGGCATCATCACCAACCGCGACCTGCGCTTCGTCCCACCGGGCGACTTCGCGCAGCGCCGCGTCCACGAGGTCATGACCAAGATGCCGCTCATCACCGGTCCGGTGGGCATCTCGCGCGAGGACGCTGCCGCGCTGCTCGGCACGCACCGCATCGAGAAGCTGCCGCTGGTCGACGACGCGGGACGCCTCCAGGGGCTCATCACCGTCAAGGACTTCGTCAAGTCCGAGCAGTACCCCGACGCCACGAAGGACGGCGAGGGTCGCCTCGTGGTCGGTGCGGCGATCGGGTTCTTCGGCGACGCGTGGGACCGTGCGACGACGCTCGCCGAGGCCGGTGCCGACGTCCTCGTGGTCGACACGGCCAACGGGCACGCGCGCCTCATGCTCGACATGATCCGCAGGCTCAAGGCGGACCCGGCCTTCGCCGGGGTCCAGATCATCGGTGGCAACGTCGCGACCCGCGCTGGCGCGCAGGCGCTCGTCGACGCCGGGGTCGACGCCGTCAAGGTGGGCGTCGGACCGGGCTCCATCTGCACCACCCGCGTCGTGGCCGGCGTCGGCGTCCCGCAGGTCACCGCGATCTACGAGGCCTCGCTCGCCTGCAAGCCGGCTGGCGTGCCGGTGATCGGCGACGGCGGCCTGCAGTACTCGGGCGACATCGCCAAGGCGCTCGTCGCCGGTGCCGACACGGTGATGCTCGGCTCGCTCCTGGCGGGCTGCGACGAGAGCCCGGGCGACCTCGTGTTCGTCAACGGCAAGCAGTTCAAGCTGTACCGCGGCATGGGCTCCATCGGGGCCATGGCCTCGCGCGGCAAGAAGGCGTCCTACTCCAAGGACCGCTACTTCCAGGCGGACGTGGCGAGCGACGACAAGATCGTGCCCGAGGGCATCGAGGGGCAGGTCCCGTACCGGGGTCCGCTCGGCGCCGTCGCGCACCAGCTCATCGGTGGCCTGCACCAGTCGATGTTCTACGTCGGCGCGCACACCATCCCGCAGCTGCAGGAGCGTGGGAAGTTCGTCCGGATCACCCCGGCTGGTCTCAAGGAGTCGCACCCGCACGACATCCAGATGACCGTCGAGGCGCCCAACTACACGGGCCGCTGA
- a CDS encoding MerR family transcriptional regulator: protein MSTGRPAQGQTGGGDPSGEKTGEQSTENSNEPALAVAAVARRLGVAPATLRTWDRRYGLGPSAHSAGAHRRYSSDDVARLMVMRRLALEGVAPVDAARAALAVDLTTTSREQLEDELRETIAHADEENQRHGRRVDPDQPHAAPEQPRRLVGLDREAHDDRGAVVEPATEALSPASPNPASPNPTSSTPALSGPRSLRDVSASAPGDPEPQRPSLRLAAPVDSEVTSIDVIDAVLRGNVAATERLLALDADQDPAQWWMTLVEPTLRKLAARTVLAKPGEAPESLLASATLKVVADFIRAREEQTALETGVRSPHPSQMKKIVLLFAAADDAQPLAMHALAAALVAQGVTARIVTGPANAHRALELVTMVRPVATVLVTSLSRPELGIVHALHETHPELSVFVGLSSDDAAADLPQSRFVSRVRSFQGLLHEVLAVAV from the coding sequence ATGAGCACAGGTCGACCGGCACAGGGACAGACCGGCGGCGGCGACCCCTCGGGCGAGAAGACGGGCGAGCAGTCGACCGAGAACTCGAACGAACCCGCGCTCGCGGTCGCAGCGGTGGCCCGACGCCTGGGCGTCGCCCCGGCGACGCTGCGGACCTGGGACCGCCGCTACGGCCTCGGCCCCTCAGCGCACTCCGCCGGCGCCCACCGCCGCTACTCGAGCGACGACGTCGCGCGCCTCATGGTCATGCGTCGGCTGGCGCTCGAAGGTGTCGCACCCGTCGACGCGGCCCGCGCCGCGCTCGCGGTCGACCTCACCACGACCTCGCGTGAGCAGCTCGAGGACGAGCTCCGCGAGACGATCGCGCACGCCGACGAGGAGAACCAGCGGCACGGGCGACGCGTCGACCCCGACCAGCCGCACGCCGCCCCCGAGCAGCCCCGCCGGCTCGTCGGGCTCGACCGCGAGGCCCACGACGACCGTGGCGCGGTCGTCGAGCCCGCCACCGAGGCGCTGAGCCCGGCGTCCCCCAACCCGGCGTCCCCCAACCCGACGTCGTCCACCCCGGCGCTGTCCGGCCCGCGCTCTCTCCGCGACGTCAGCGCGAGCGCCCCGGGAGACCCCGAGCCCCAGCGGCCGTCCCTGCGTCTCGCGGCCCCGGTCGACTCCGAGGTCACGTCGATCGACGTCATCGACGCCGTGCTCCGTGGCAACGTCGCCGCGACCGAGCGCCTGCTCGCCCTCGACGCCGACCAGGACCCGGCGCAGTGGTGGATGACCCTCGTCGAGCCCACCCTCCGCAAGCTCGCCGCACGCACCGTCCTGGCCAAGCCGGGGGAGGCTCCCGAGAGCCTGCTCGCGAGCGCGACCCTCAAGGTCGTGGCCGACTTCATCCGGGCCCGCGAGGAGCAGACCGCCCTCGAGACCGGTGTCCGGTCACCGCACCCCAGCCAGATGAAGAAGATCGTCCTGCTCTTCGCCGCGGCCGACGACGCCCAGCCGCTCGCGATGCACGCGCTCGCCGCGGCCCTCGTGGCGCAGGGTGTCACGGCCCGCATCGTCACCGGCCCGGCGAACGCCCACCGGGCGCTCGAGCTCGTGACGATGGTGCGCCCGGTGGCGACGGTGCTCGTCACCTCGCTCTCGCGCCCCGAGCTGGGCATCGTGCACGCGCTCCACGAGACCCACCCCGAGCTGTCCGTGTTCGTCGGGCTGAGCAGCGACGACGCCGCGGCAGACCTCCCGCAGTCCCGGTTCGTGAGTCGTGTCCGCAGCTTCCAGGGCCTGCTCCACGAGGTGCTTGCGGTCGCCGTCTGA
- a CDS encoding WhiB family transcriptional regulator, producing MTELSRLPGPVMDLWEWQYQGSCRDVDDTLFFHPEGERGAARRRRAEAAKAICHGCPVMMECREASLRVREPYGVWGGLSEDERTAALAAMPASTTTRRVG from the coding sequence ATGACTGAGCTCTCCCGCCTCCCCGGCCCCGTGATGGACCTGTGGGAGTGGCAGTACCAGGGTTCGTGCCGCGACGTCGACGACACCCTGTTCTTCCACCCGGAGGGTGAGCGCGGAGCAGCGCGTCGCCGCCGCGCCGAGGCCGCCAAGGCCATCTGCCACGGGTGCCCCGTGATGATGGAGTGCCGTGAGGCGTCGCTCCGTGTCCGTGAGCCCTACGGAGTCTGGGGCGGCCTCAGCGAGGACGAGCGCACCGCAGCGCTCGCCGCGATGCCGGCCTCGACCACCACCCGCCGCGTCGGCTGA